One Helianthus annuus cultivar XRQ/B chromosome 12, HanXRQr2.0-SUNRISE, whole genome shotgun sequence genomic region harbors:
- the LOC110895930 gene encoding polyadenylate-binding protein-interacting protein 11 isoform X1, whose product MGVVENGNHAGSVDQQQHQSSDQQKNMLYGNGNHEEEGFRKEMRDLADMLSKLNPMAAEFVPPSLSSNNIRPLIVPPPPSVTAHFGYAAVNNFLLQSNNPLFANANSNNTSARRKKGNFGHGKRRMNSRTSMAQREDVIKRTVYVSDIDHQVTEEQLAALFINCGQVVDCRVCGDPNSVLRFAFIEFTDEEGARNALSLGGTMLGYYPVRVLPSKTAIAPVNPTFLPRSEDEREMCARTIYCTNIDKKVTQADVKLFFESLCGEVYRLRLLGDYHHSTRIAFVEFVMAESAIAALNCSGAVLGSLPIRVSPSKTPVRPRAPRPVVH is encoded by the exons ATGGGTGTCGTTGAGAATGGTAATCATGCTGGGTCAGTTGATCAGCAGCAGCATCAGAGCTCTGATCAACAGAAGAACATGTTATATGGTAACGGTAATCATGAAGAAGAGGGTTTTAGAAAAGAAATGAGGGATTTGGCAGACATGCTGTCAAAATTGAACCCTATGGCTGCAGAGTTTGTGCCCCCATCACTCTCCAGTAACAATATTAGGCCTCTGATAGTGCCGCCGCCGCCGTCTGTGACCGCTCATTTCGGTTACGCGGCTGTCAATAATTTCCTGCTTCAATCTAACAACCCTTTGTTTGCCAATGCCAATTCCAACAATACTTCTGCTAGAagg AAGAAGGGTAACTTTGGTCATGGTAAGCGGAGGATGAATAGCCGAACGAGCATGGCACAACGAGAAGATGTTATAAAAAGGACGGTTTACGTGTCTGATATTGATCATCAG GTAACTGAAGAACAACTTGCAGCCCTTTTTATCAATTGTGGACAG GTTGTGGATTGTCGTGTGTGCGGTGACCCTAATTCCGTTCTTCGGTTCGCCTTTATAGAGTTCACAGACGAGG AAGGTGCAAGGAACGCGTTGAGTCTAGGTGGAACTATGCTTGGTTATTACCCGGTTAGGGTACTACCTTCAAAAACCGCAATTGCACCAGTTAATCCTACTTTTTTGCCTCGG TCTGAAGATGAAAGGGAAATGTGTGCAAGAACTATCTACTGTACTAACATTGATAAGAAG GTTACTCAGGCAGATGTCAAACTCTTCTTTGAGTCACTTTGTGGCGAG GTCTACCGCTTAAGGTTGCTTGGAGACTATCACCATTCAACTCGTATTGCGTTTGTGGAGTTTGTGATG GCTGAGAGTGCAATTGCAGCCCTGAACTGTAGTGGTGCGGTATTGGGATCACTGCCAATAAG GGTGAGCCCTTCAAAGACCCCGGTTCGGCCGCGTGCTCCGCGACCTGTGGTCCACTGA
- the LOC110895930 gene encoding polyadenylate-binding protein-interacting protein 11 isoform X2: MGVVENGNHAGSVDQQQHQSSDQQKNMLYGNGNHEEEGFRKEMRDLADMLSKLNPMAAEFVPPSLSSNNIRPLIVPPPPSVTAHFGYAAVNNFLLQSNNPLFANANSNNTSARRKGNFGHGKRRMNSRTSMAQREDVIKRTVYVSDIDHQVTEEQLAALFINCGQVVDCRVCGDPNSVLRFAFIEFTDEEGARNALSLGGTMLGYYPVRVLPSKTAIAPVNPTFLPRSEDEREMCARTIYCTNIDKKVTQADVKLFFESLCGEVYRLRLLGDYHHSTRIAFVEFVMAESAIAALNCSGAVLGSLPIRVSPSKTPVRPRAPRPVVH; this comes from the exons ATGGGTGTCGTTGAGAATGGTAATCATGCTGGGTCAGTTGATCAGCAGCAGCATCAGAGCTCTGATCAACAGAAGAACATGTTATATGGTAACGGTAATCATGAAGAAGAGGGTTTTAGAAAAGAAATGAGGGATTTGGCAGACATGCTGTCAAAATTGAACCCTATGGCTGCAGAGTTTGTGCCCCCATCACTCTCCAGTAACAATATTAGGCCTCTGATAGTGCCGCCGCCGCCGTCTGTGACCGCTCATTTCGGTTACGCGGCTGTCAATAATTTCCTGCTTCAATCTAACAACCCTTTGTTTGCCAATGCCAATTCCAACAATACTTCTGCTAGAagg AAGGGTAACTTTGGTCATGGTAAGCGGAGGATGAATAGCCGAACGAGCATGGCACAACGAGAAGATGTTATAAAAAGGACGGTTTACGTGTCTGATATTGATCATCAG GTAACTGAAGAACAACTTGCAGCCCTTTTTATCAATTGTGGACAG GTTGTGGATTGTCGTGTGTGCGGTGACCCTAATTCCGTTCTTCGGTTCGCCTTTATAGAGTTCACAGACGAGG AAGGTGCAAGGAACGCGTTGAGTCTAGGTGGAACTATGCTTGGTTATTACCCGGTTAGGGTACTACCTTCAAAAACCGCAATTGCACCAGTTAATCCTACTTTTTTGCCTCGG TCTGAAGATGAAAGGGAAATGTGTGCAAGAACTATCTACTGTACTAACATTGATAAGAAG GTTACTCAGGCAGATGTCAAACTCTTCTTTGAGTCACTTTGTGGCGAG GTCTACCGCTTAAGGTTGCTTGGAGACTATCACCATTCAACTCGTATTGCGTTTGTGGAGTTTGTGATG GCTGAGAGTGCAATTGCAGCCCTGAACTGTAGTGGTGCGGTATTGGGATCACTGCCAATAAG GGTGAGCCCTTCAAAGACCCCGGTTCGGCCGCGTGCTCCGCGACCTGTGGTCCACTGA